One genomic segment of uncultured Tolumonas sp. includes these proteins:
- the recQ gene encoding DNA helicase RecQ yields MQDTPFVQSLSYPQPLDVLREVFGFQAFRPGQDTVIEQLVAGKDVLAIMPTGGGKSLCYQIPALVRPGLAIVVSPLIALIKDQVDALRANGVAAAGLHSGLARDELMEVYSQLWRGDLKLLYVAPERILLPDFLARLQEMPLALIAIDEAHCISQWGHDFRPEYAELGRLRHLFPHIPLVALTATADDATRQDILNRLTLNDPLVHLASFDRPNIRYTLVEKFKPSEQLLHYVQKQAGQCGIVYCTSRKRTEEVADLLKVRNYRAACYHAGLPSTLRAAVQDAFIRDDLDIVVATVAFGMGIDKPNVRFVVHYDIPKNIEAYYQETGRAGRDGLPAEALLLFDPADIERVRGLLENNENAEQRQVEIFKLNLMSAFAEAQTCRRQVLLNYFGEYHAEPCGNCDICLDPPKTYDGTDDARKALSCVYRVGQRYGMGHVIEVLRGAQSQRIRELGHDKLTTYGIGKDQSHEYWLSVLRQLIHKGLLVQNITRHLVLQLTEAARPVLRGDQPLELAVPRTELLSAKKLRRRELELAQGEDAALFRELRKLRKQLAEEEGIPPYVVFNDATLLELAQFKPVTEADLLTINGVGYRKLERFGEAFLECIREHADL; encoded by the coding sequence ATGCAGGACACGCCCTTCGTGCAGTCGCTCTCATATCCTCAGCCGTTAGACGTGCTGCGGGAGGTTTTTGGCTTTCAGGCATTCCGTCCGGGGCAAGATACGGTTATTGAACAATTGGTGGCTGGCAAAGATGTCTTAGCCATTATGCCAACCGGTGGCGGCAAATCGTTGTGTTACCAAATCCCGGCGCTGGTACGTCCCGGGCTGGCGATTGTCGTTTCACCGCTGATTGCGCTGATCAAAGATCAGGTCGATGCGTTGCGCGCGAATGGCGTAGCTGCCGCCGGATTACACTCGGGTCTGGCGCGTGACGAACTGATGGAAGTCTATAGCCAGCTTTGGCGTGGTGATTTGAAGCTGTTGTATGTGGCGCCAGAACGGATTTTACTGCCCGACTTTTTAGCCCGTCTGCAAGAGATGCCATTGGCACTGATTGCCATTGATGAAGCACACTGTATCTCGCAGTGGGGACATGATTTCCGCCCGGAATATGCCGAGCTGGGCCGACTGCGTCATCTGTTTCCACACATTCCGCTGGTGGCACTGACTGCGACGGCAGACGATGCCACACGGCAAGATATTCTTAATCGGTTAACGCTTAATGATCCGCTGGTACATTTGGCCAGTTTCGATCGCCCGAATATTCGTTATACCCTGGTGGAAAAGTTCAAACCGTCGGAGCAGCTGCTGCATTATGTGCAAAAGCAGGCCGGTCAATGCGGTATTGTTTATTGCACCAGCCGTAAACGTACGGAAGAGGTCGCCGATCTGCTGAAAGTACGGAATTACCGTGCAGCCTGTTATCACGCCGGTTTGCCGAGTACACTGCGGGCGGCAGTGCAAGATGCGTTCATCCGTGATGATCTCGATATCGTGGTCGCCACCGTAGCCTTTGGTATGGGGATCGATAAACCCAACGTGCGCTTTGTGGTGCACTACGATATTCCGAAAAATATCGAAGCCTATTATCAGGAAACCGGTCGTGCCGGTCGCGATGGTTTACCGGCAGAAGCGTTGCTATTGTTTGATCCGGCGGATATTGAGCGGGTCAGAGGGTTGCTGGAAAACAACGAAAATGCCGAGCAACGACAGGTCGAGATCTTCAAACTGAATCTGATGTCGGCATTTGCGGAAGCGCAAACCTGCCGCCGTCAGGTGCTACTCAATTACTTCGGGGAATATCACGCCGAGCCGTGTGGTAACTGCGATATTTGTCTCGACCCACCGAAAACCTATGATGGTACCGACGATGCACGCAAAGCACTGTCTTGTGTCTATCGGGTCGGGCAGCGTTATGGCATGGGCCATGTAATTGAAGTGTTACGGGGTGCGCAAAGCCAGCGTATCCGCGAGTTAGGCCACGACAAACTCACTACTTACGGCATTGGCAAAGATCAGTCGCACGAATATTGGTTATCGGTATTACGTCAGCTGATCCATAAAGGTTTGCTGGTGCAAAACATTACCCGTCATCTGGTGTTACAACTGACCGAAGCGGCACGCCCTGTATTGCGCGGCGATCAGCCGCTGGAACTGGCGGTACCACGCACCGAATTGTTGTCGGCGAAAAAACTCCGCCGGCGCGAGCTGGAGTTGGCGCAAGGGGAAGACGCCGCTTTATTCCGTGAGTTACGTAAGTTGCGTAAACAGCTGGCGGAAGAAGAGGGTATTCCACCGTATGTGGTCTTTAATGACGCAACCTTGCTGGAATTAGCGCAATTTAAACCGGTCACCGAGGCGGATTTACTTACTATCAATGGCGTGGGTTACCGCAAATTAGAGCGTTTTGGCGAAGCCTTTTTGGAATGCATCCGTGAACATGCCGATCTGTAG
- a CDS encoding PTS lactose/cellobiose transporter subunit IIA produces the protein MSEEAEFNLESTVMELIINAGEARSFAMQALRAAKQHNWAQVDVLLTQASQASKRAHDVQTMLIGLDEGCGKIPVNLIMVHAQDHIMTSMLAREMIEELIELHKLLANGATA, from the coding sequence ATGAGTGAAGAAGCTGAATTCAATCTGGAATCCACCGTCATGGAACTCATCATCAATGCAGGCGAAGCGCGCAGCTTCGCCATGCAGGCCCTGCGAGCTGCCAAACAGCACAACTGGGCGCAGGTTGATGTGTTACTGACACAAGCGTCTCAAGCGTCAAAACGAGCCCATGATGTACAAACCATGCTGATTGGGCTCGATGAAGGCTGCGGTAAAATTCCGGTTAACTTGATCATGGTGCACGCGCAAGACCACATCATGACCTCGATGCTGGCACGGGAAATGATCGAAGAGTTAATTGAACTGCATAAATTATTAGCGAATGGAGCAACAGCATGA
- a CDS encoding PTS sugar transporter subunit IIC, whose protein sequence is MSNAFFDFIENKISPIAARAGTQRHIMAVRDGFIGAMPFMIVGSFLLVFAFPPFSPDTTFFLGQWWNAMSKAYFNEIMTPFNMSMGIMACYISAGIAFNLAQSYKLDAFPCAMLSLMTFLLIAAPMKDGTLPANFLGGTGIFTTIIVGIYVTELMRFLKVHNIGIKLPEQVPEKIRQSFNLLIPALIVILTIYPLNLFIQHQFGMILPDAIMAIFKPLISAADSLPAILFATFLCHILWFAGIHGAAIVGGILAPFYLVNLGLNQAALAAGQPLPHIFIEAFWSFFITLGGSGATMGLVILYMRSKSAHLRSIGKLGIVPAMFNINEPVIFGSPIVMNPILFFPFIVAPMVNATIAYVAASSGMIGRIISLVPWTAPAPIGAAWSAGWQFSNAFMVIGLIALDLVIYLPFFKIYEKQLLAQEAENEAEMNAQADAA, encoded by the coding sequence ATGTCTAATGCATTTTTTGATTTTATCGAAAACAAGATCAGCCCAATTGCCGCTCGGGCCGGTACACAACGCCACATCATGGCCGTTCGTGATGGTTTTATCGGTGCGATGCCGTTCATGATTGTCGGTTCGTTCCTACTCGTGTTCGCCTTCCCACCATTTTCGCCTGATACCACCTTTTTCCTCGGTCAGTGGTGGAATGCCATGTCCAAGGCCTATTTCAACGAGATCATGACCCCGTTCAATATGTCGATGGGGATCATGGCCTGTTACATCAGTGCGGGTATCGCCTTCAATTTAGCACAAAGCTATAAACTGGACGCCTTCCCTTGCGCCATGCTGTCGCTAATGACCTTTCTGTTGATTGCAGCCCCCATGAAAGATGGCACATTGCCAGCCAACTTCTTGGGCGGCACCGGTATTTTCACCACCATCATTGTTGGTATCTACGTAACCGAGCTGATGCGTTTCCTGAAAGTACACAATATCGGCATCAAACTACCAGAACAAGTCCCAGAAAAAATCCGTCAGTCGTTCAACCTGCTGATCCCAGCACTGATTGTGATCCTGACGATTTATCCACTGAATCTATTCATTCAGCATCAGTTTGGCATGATCCTGCCAGATGCCATCATGGCAATTTTCAAACCGCTGATTTCTGCGGCTGACTCTCTGCCAGCTATTCTGTTCGCGACGTTCCTGTGTCATATCCTGTGGTTTGCCGGTATTCATGGCGCGGCGATTGTCGGTGGTATTCTGGCACCGTTCTATCTGGTGAACCTGGGTCTGAACCAAGCAGCGCTGGCGGCTGGTCAACCACTGCCACACATCTTTATCGAAGCGTTCTGGTCATTCTTCATTACCTTGGGCGGCTCTGGTGCCACGATGGGTCTGGTTATACTGTATATGCGCAGTAAATCAGCTCACCTGCGTTCAATCGGTAAGTTGGGTATCGTGCCTGCCATGTTTAACATCAACGAACCGGTTATTTTTGGTAGCCCAATCGTGATGAACCCAATCCTGTTCTTCCCATTCATTGTCGCGCCAATGGTGAATGCCACTATCGCTTATGTTGCTGCCAGCTCAGGCATGATCGGCCGCATCATTTCGCTGGTACCGTGGACAGCACCTGCTCCTATCGGTGCAGCATGGAGTGCGGGCTGGCAGTTCAGTAACGCATTCATGGTGATCGGTTTGATTGCGCTGGACTTAGTTATCTACCTGCCATTCTTCAAAATCTATGAAAAACAGCTGCTGGCACAAGAAGCTGAAAATGAAGCAGAAATGAATGCACAAGCTGATGCGGCGTAA
- a CDS encoding SemiSWEET transporter, whose protein sequence is MDASSTELLGLVAGCLTTGSFIPQVIKILKTRDVSSISLVMYVAFTVGVLLWCIYGFINGQASIVAANGITLALASIILGMKIRYR, encoded by the coding sequence ATGGATGCTTCATCAACTGAATTATTGGGTCTGGTTGCAGGCTGTCTTACTACCGGTTCCTTTATTCCACAAGTTATCAAAATATTGAAAACCCGCGATGTTTCCAGCATTTCGCTGGTGATGTATGTGGCATTCACCGTGGGCGTGCTGTTGTGGTGTATTTATGGTTTTATTAATGGGCAAGCATCTATCGTCGCCGCAAACGGCATTACGCTGGCATTAGCATCCATTATTTTGGGAATGAAAATTCGCTATCGTTAA
- a CDS encoding GH1 family beta-glucosidase produces MSVFPKDFLWGAATASYQVEGAHDADGKGLSNWDVYSHLPGTTYMGTNGDVAADHYHRFKEDVALMAELGMKSYRFSVSWPRLFPKGRGEINEAGVKFYSDLIDELLKYGIEPMLTMYHWDLPQALQDEIGGWESREIIDAFEGYARLLYERYGDRVKLWATFNETIVFTGLGYLTGMHPPGVKDPKRAIQACHHVFIAHARAVETFRNMGVQGQIGFVNVLQPNDPITNSAEDVKACELAEACFTHWFYDPVLKGEYPAELLAMAQNGLGVPVFAPGDAELMKNNICDFIGVNYYKREMVAANYDVDGFEMNTSGQKGSGKELGWKGLFKLVRNPNGRYTDWDWEIYPEGLTDAIMRINKRYGNVPIYITENGLGAKDPIVNGEVLDQPRIDYLREHIQATGEAIKLGADVRGYYPWSFIDLLSWLNGYQKQYGFVYIDQANGLARKKKLSFGWYQDVIRSNGEKL; encoded by the coding sequence ATGAGCGTATTTCCAAAAGACTTCCTGTGGGGCGCCGCAACCGCATCCTATCAGGTAGAAGGCGCTCATGATGCCGATGGCAAAGGGCTGTCCAACTGGGATGTCTATTCCCACTTACCGGGCACCACGTACATGGGCACCAACGGTGACGTCGCCGCCGACCATTACCACCGTTTTAAAGAAGACGTGGCGCTGATGGCGGAACTGGGTATGAAGAGCTATCGCTTCTCAGTATCATGGCCTCGCCTGTTCCCGAAAGGACGCGGCGAAATCAACGAAGCCGGTGTCAAATTCTACAGCGACCTGATCGACGAATTATTGAAATACGGCATCGAACCGATGCTGACCATGTATCACTGGGATCTGCCGCAAGCATTGCAAGATGAGATTGGCGGTTGGGAATCACGCGAAATCATTGATGCGTTTGAAGGTTATGCCCGCCTGTTGTATGAACGTTACGGCGACCGCGTGAAACTGTGGGCCACGTTTAATGAGACCATCGTCTTCACCGGTTTGGGTTATCTGACGGGGATGCATCCGCCGGGAGTAAAAGATCCCAAACGAGCCATTCAGGCCTGTCATCATGTGTTCATCGCCCATGCCCGTGCGGTCGAAACCTTCCGCAACATGGGTGTGCAAGGCCAGATTGGTTTCGTGAACGTGTTGCAACCGAACGACCCGATCACTAACAGTGCGGAAGATGTGAAAGCCTGTGAGCTGGCCGAAGCCTGTTTCACCCACTGGTTCTATGACCCGGTATTAAAAGGTGAATACCCGGCAGAATTACTGGCAATGGCACAAAATGGCTTAGGCGTACCGGTGTTTGCCCCTGGCGACGCTGAGCTGATGAAAAACAACATCTGTGATTTCATCGGCGTGAACTATTACAAACGGGAAATGGTTGCGGCCAATTATGACGTTGATGGGTTCGAGATGAATACCTCGGGTCAAAAAGGTTCCGGTAAAGAGCTGGGTTGGAAAGGCTTATTCAAACTGGTGCGTAACCCGAATGGCCGTTACACCGACTGGGATTGGGAAATCTATCCGGAAGGTTTGACCGATGCCATTATGCGCATCAACAAACGTTACGGTAATGTGCCTATCTATATCACCGAAAACGGTCTGGGTGCGAAAGACCCAATCGTCAACGGTGAAGTGCTGGATCAACCACGTATTGATTATTTACGTGAGCACATTCAAGCAACTGGCGAAGCAATCAAGCTGGGTGCCGATGTTCGCGGTTATTATCCGTGGTCGTTCATCGACCTGCTGTCATGGCTTAACGGTTACCAGAAACAATATGGTTTTGTTTACATCGATCAGGCTAATGGTCTGGCTCGTAAGAAAAAACTCAGTTTCGGCTGGTATCAGGACGTGATCCGCAGTAACGGTGAAAAACTCTAA
- the fre gene encoding NAD(P)H-flavin reductase, whose amino-acid sequence MARTVCHLETLHECAEHIWHVRLIPEQQIAYKPGQYLQVIMGEKDHRSFSIASSPSRGNVLELQIGATPGNKYPGQVLEALRTDGKIEVEMPLGNAYLREHSERPILLIAGGTGYSYARSILQYLVDNKMPRRTYLYWGVRNADQLYEGEEVLNWASEFKDLTFVPVVQFPDDDWLGRSGLVHEVVLSDFHSFDQFDIYVAGRFEMAAVVRDALRHRGIKEEHLFGDAFHLI is encoded by the coding sequence ATGGCACGCACTGTCTGTCATCTGGAAACTCTGCATGAGTGTGCGGAACACATCTGGCATGTTCGCTTGATCCCTGAGCAACAGATTGCTTATAAACCGGGGCAATATCTGCAAGTGATCATGGGTGAAAAAGATCACCGCTCCTTCTCGATTGCCAGTTCCCCCAGCCGTGGCAATGTGCTGGAACTGCAGATCGGCGCCACCCCCGGCAACAAATATCCGGGACAAGTGCTGGAAGCATTACGCACCGACGGCAAAATCGAAGTAGAAATGCCGCTGGGCAATGCTTATCTGCGCGAACACAGTGAGCGACCAATTTTGTTGATTGCTGGCGGCACAGGTTACAGTTATGCCCGCTCCATTTTGCAATATCTGGTTGATAACAAAATGCCACGCCGTACCTATTTATACTGGGGTGTGCGTAACGCCGACCAGCTTTATGAAGGCGAAGAGGTATTGAACTGGGCTAGCGAATTTAAAGATCTGACCTTTGTGCCGGTGGTGCAATTCCCGGATGATGACTGGTTGGGCCGTTCAGGTTTAGTGCATGAAGTGGTGCTGAGTGATTTCCACTCCTTTGACCAGTTTGATATTTATGTCGCAGGCCGTTTTGAAATGGCAGCGGTAGTACGGGATGCTCTGCGCCATCGCGGTATCAAAGAAGAACATCTGTTTGGCGATGCATTCCATCTGATCTAA
- a CDS encoding accessory factor UbiK family protein: MINPNKIEEMARSIQAALPPGLKSVGEEVDKKVKQVLQAQLMKLDLVSREEFDVQTKVLLRTREKLQALEEKLQQLEKQLAERD, translated from the coding sequence ATGATTAATCCGAACAAAATTGAAGAGATGGCGCGCTCTATTCAGGCCGCGTTGCCGCCAGGGCTGAAAAGCGTGGGCGAAGAAGTGGATAAAAAAGTGAAGCAGGTGCTGCAGGCGCAGTTGATGAAACTGGATCTGGTGAGTCGCGAAGAGTTTGATGTGCAGACTAAAGTGTTGTTGCGCACACGCGAAAAATTACAGGCACTGGAAGAAAAACTGCAGCAGCTGGAAAAACAGCTGGCAGAGCGCGATTAA
- a CDS encoding LacI family DNA-binding transcriptional regulator, with protein sequence MATITDVCRLAGVSKATVSRVLNNTGQVKESTREQVYKAIQELNYRPNGLAQALATQRSNTIGLILSDFNGNFFGDLLKQAAQSVEEAGKHLIVTDGHDNPEREIAAVNMLIDRCCDAIVLYSRFLPEETLMQLIDESPVPLIVMNRQLPKAPDRCIVFAQQEAAHAAVTHLLKLGHRNIACITARMRTPTAKARLQGYRDALADYGIEYNPNLVAHGENLIPSGYTACQELLHGGNKFSALFSCTDNMAEGAYRALSEAGLKIPDDVSVFGFDNEQMTAFMTPSLSTVNIPVIEMTKTAIEQSIKLINGENTFAIPLFHGELVLRESAIPYHAN encoded by the coding sequence ATGGCAACAATAACCGATGTATGCCGTTTAGCTGGGGTATCGAAAGCCACGGTATCGCGAGTGCTGAATAACACCGGACAGGTGAAAGAGAGCACCCGAGAACAGGTCTATAAAGCCATTCAGGAATTAAACTATCGACCGAATGGGTTGGCACAAGCGCTGGCAACGCAGCGTTCAAATACCATTGGTCTGATCCTGTCTGATTTTAACGGTAACTTCTTCGGCGATTTACTAAAACAAGCTGCACAGAGTGTGGAGGAAGCCGGTAAACATCTGATCGTGACCGACGGCCACGATAATCCGGAACGCGAAATTGCTGCCGTTAACATGCTGATCGATCGTTGCTGTGACGCCATTGTGTTGTATAGCCGCTTCCTGCCAGAGGAAACATTGATGCAGTTGATCGATGAATCCCCAGTGCCGTTAATTGTCATGAATCGCCAACTGCCGAAAGCGCCCGATCGTTGTATTGTCTTCGCCCAGCAGGAAGCAGCTCATGCCGCAGTCACCCATTTGCTGAAATTAGGACATCGCAATATCGCCTGTATCACTGCCCGAATGCGGACACCAACGGCAAAAGCCCGTTTGCAGGGTTACCGCGACGCACTGGCCGATTACGGTATTGAATATAACCCTAATTTGGTCGCACACGGTGAGAACCTGATTCCAAGTGGTTATACGGCTTGTCAGGAGTTACTGCACGGCGGTAATAAGTTCAGCGCACTGTTCAGCTGCACGGATAATATGGCGGAAGGGGCTTATCGCGCACTGAGCGAAGCGGGTTTAAAAATTCCAGATGACGTATCGGTTTTTGGTTTCGATAACGAACAGATGACCGCCTTCATGACACCATCGCTATCAACCGTTAACATTCCGGTTATCGAAATGACCAAAACAGCTATCGAACAGTCTATCAAATTGATTAACGGCGAAAATACCTTTGCTATTCCGTTATTTCATGGTGAGTTAGTATTACGAGAATCCGCCATTCCGTATCATGCTAACTAA
- a CDS encoding PTS sugar transporter subunit IIB gives MKKIFLCCAAGMSTSMVVNKMKQAAAQKGLETEIIAVAMEEFDNTLPKYDCCLLGPQIKYKFDEFKKKAEAVGKPIAVINSMDYGMMRGDKILADALAMMA, from the coding sequence ATGAAAAAAATATTTCTTTGCTGCGCCGCTGGCATGTCAACCAGCATGGTCGTCAACAAAATGAAACAAGCTGCCGCACAAAAAGGGTTAGAAACCGAAATCATTGCAGTCGCGATGGAAGAGTTTGATAACACCCTGCCAAAATATGACTGTTGCCTGCTCGGGCCACAGATCAAATACAAATTCGATGAATTCAAGAAAAAAGCAGAAGCCGTCGGTAAACCGATCGCGGTGATCAACAGCATGGATTACGGCATGATGCGCGGCGATAAGATCCTCGCTGATGCACTGGCCATGATGGCTTAA
- the rarD gene encoding EamA family transporter RarD — protein MKSSTQGMLYALTAFLIWGIAPLYFKHIGFVPAEEIVTHRIIWSCLFLILLVWWTKTGRQVLAVFQHPRYLALLTLTAILIAANWLLFIWAINHDHMLESSLGYFINPLLNILLGMLFLGETLRRWQWLAVALAVSGVMLQIITLGVFPWIALSLASSFALYGLIRKKIAVDSLTGLLVETVMLTPLAAWYLFFHADTATSHLSQNSLALNLWLLAAGIITTVPLLCFTAGAKRLRLSTIGFFQYLGPSLMFIFAITLYHEPIVWQKWLTFLLIWSALVLFSWDAWRQNKQR, from the coding sequence ATGAAATCATCAACCCAAGGTATGTTGTATGCCCTGACTGCATTTTTGATCTGGGGTATTGCACCGCTTTATTTCAAACATATTGGTTTTGTGCCCGCTGAAGAAATCGTCACTCATCGCATAATTTGGTCGTGTTTATTTTTGATCTTGCTGGTGTGGTGGACTAAAACCGGCCGCCAAGTACTGGCCGTTTTTCAGCATCCTCGTTATCTGGCGTTATTGACGCTCACCGCGATATTGATTGCCGCAAATTGGCTGCTCTTTATCTGGGCCATCAACCATGATCATATGCTGGAATCCAGTCTCGGTTATTTCATCAACCCGTTACTGAATATTTTATTAGGAATGTTGTTTTTAGGTGAAACCCTGCGCCGTTGGCAATGGCTGGCTGTCGCACTGGCGGTTTCGGGTGTGATGTTACAAATCATCACGCTCGGAGTGTTCCCCTGGATCGCACTCTCATTGGCCAGCAGCTTTGCGCTGTATGGTCTGATCCGAAAGAAAATTGCCGTCGATTCGCTGACCGGATTATTAGTGGAAACGGTGATGTTAACGCCGCTTGCCGCCTGGTATTTGTTCTTCCATGCAGATACGGCCACCAGCCACCTGAGTCAAAACTCCTTGGCATTGAACCTCTGGTTGCTGGCAGCGGGGATCATCACCACCGTCCCGTTACTCTGCTTTACCGCAGGGGCTAAACGTCTGCGCCTGTCTACCATTGGCTTTTTTCAATATCTGGGCCCCAGCCTGATGTTTATCTTCGCTATCACCCTCTATCACGAACCGATTGTCTGGCAAAAATGGCTGACTTTTTTGCTGATTTGGTCAGCGCTGGTGCTCTTTAGTTGGGATGCCTGGCGTCAGAATAAACAAAGGTAA